In the Hordeum vulgare subsp. vulgare chromosome 7H, MorexV3_pseudomolecules_assembly, whole genome shotgun sequence genome, one interval contains:
- the LOC123407353 gene encoding dihydrodipicolinate reductase-like protein CRR1, chloroplastic yields MGGHGNLNLLPRSTTRPRTGGTGTGAVGSSPCRYSIHYRSASKVAAGRRSAATSVSCSAASSQAPPSQSTIKVVIVGATKEMGRAAIAAMSRARGMELAGAIDTQCIGMDARELSVMDEAPEIPVLNDLTMVLDSIAQTRATGVVVDFSEPSSVYDNVKQATTFGLSSVVYVPKIEMDTVTELSAFCDMASMGFLVAPTLSIGSVLLQQAAIEASFHYNNVEIVESRPNPSDLPSPDAIQIANNISDLGQIYNRQDMNSDNPARGQVLGEDGVRVHNMILPGLASSTLVVLSGPGEVYTLKHDVTDVQSLMPGLILAIRKVIQLKNLIYGLEKFL; encoded by the exons ATGGGAGGGCACGGCAACCTGAACCTCCTCCCTCGCTCCACGACCAGACCCCGCACAGGCGGCACCGGCACGGGCGCGGTCGGTTCGTCGCCATGCCGCTACTCCATCCACTACCGCAGCGCCAGTAAGGTCGCCGCCGGGAGGAGGAGCGCGGCGACGAGTGTCTCctgctccgccgcctcctcccaggCGCCACCGTCGCAGAGCACAATCAAG GTGGTCATCGTCGGTGCGACCAAGGAGATGGGGAGGGCGGCGATCGCGGCGATGAGCAGGGCGCGGGGGATGGAGCTCGCGGGCGCCATCGACACCCAGTGCATTGGGATGGATGCAAGAGAG TTAAGTGTCATGGACGAAGCCCCGGAGATCCCGGTGCTCAATGACCTCACCATGGTTCTCGACTCCATAGCACAG ACAAGAGCAACTGGTGTGGTTGTTGATTTCAGTGAACCTTCATCTGTCTATGACAATGTCAAGCAG GCAACAACATTTGGCTTAAGCAGTGTTGTATACGTTCCTAAAATCGAGATGGATACAGTAACTGAACTGTCAGCATTCTGCGACATGGCAAGCATG GGTTTCTTGGTCGCGCCAACGCTGTCGATCGGCTCGGTACTCCTTCAACAAGCTGCAATCGAGGCCTCATTCCACTACAACAATGTCGAGATAGTTGAATCTAGACCTAACCCATCG GACTTGCCATCGCCAGATGCAATACAGATTGCGAATAACATATCTGATCTTGGTCAGATATACAACCGACAAGATATGAATTCCGATAATCCA GCAAGAGGCCAGGTACTTGGAGAAGATGGAGTGCGTGTGCACAACATGATTCTTCCAGGGCTTGCCTCAAGCACATTAGTCGTTTTGTCGGGCCCCGGAGAG GTTTACACATTGAAGCATGATGTTACAGATGTCCAGAGCTTAATGCCAGGACTAATTCTAGCAATACGGAAGGTGATACAGTTGAAG AACTTGATTTATGGCCTGGAGAAGTTCTTGTAG